TCTGACGCCGAGGCGCTGTTCCGCCGCGCGCGCGAGCTGGCCGGCGCGATGGCCCTCACGGTCCCGGACCCGGAGCTGCGGGACCGCTACCTCGCGCGCGTGGCCGAGCTCGCGCCCCTGGCCCGACGCGCTGCCGCGGACGACGGCCTCACCGGACGCGAGGGCCAGGTGGCGGCGCTGGTGGCGGCGGGCAGGACGAACAAGCAGGTCGCGCGGGAGCTCGGCATCTCCGAGCGGACGGTGGAGAAGCACGTGAGCAACGTGCTCGGCAAGCTCGGGCTGTCATCGCGGGCCCAGCTCGCGGCGCGCTTCGCGGGGCTCGACGACGAGGCCGCCCGCCGCGCCGGAGAGAGCGCGGCGGGCGGCGGCAAGGGGCGGGGCGTCCGCGGGCCGGCGGGCGACGCCGCCGGCTGAGGGGCGCCCCGCCCCCTCGGGGCTCACTCCCCTTCCAGCGCGCCCTCCGGGAGGA
This sequence is a window from Trueperaceae bacterium. Protein-coding genes within it:
- a CDS encoding helix-turn-helix transcriptional regulator; this translates as SDAEALFRRARELAGAMALTVPDPELRDRYLARVAELAPLARRAAADDGLTGREGQVAALVAAGRTNKQVARELGISERTVEKHVSNVLGKLGLSSRAQLAARFAGLDDEAARRAGESAAGGGKGRGVRGPAGDAAG